One Anopheles marshallii chromosome 3, idAnoMarsDA_429_01, whole genome shotgun sequence genomic region harbors:
- the LOC128715902 gene encoding serine/threonine-protein phosphatase 2A 56 kDa regulatory subunit gamma isoform-like has translation MTLNDENGASGNNVVVTAASGTGLSSAAGTGSDRPGTTVGVSGAAAQGGGITTGTGTNGGNGANNNNNINNNSSNTGNSGNGNSGGITLAATVPNGGSNAIGNTINNNNLNSNITPAAATATALSNSGISINNGNGQNGKQPPSLGPPQPGSLEKRSTSSSGSGGAGANSTTSANSSGRYIIPKFYEIETLPPLKDADPSEREELFIQKLHQCCVLFDFSEPLNDLKYKEIKRCALQEIVEHLNNQSNVITEAIYPEAFHMVAINLFRTLPPSSNPNGAEFDPEEDEPTLEVSWPHLQFVYELFLRFLESPDFQPNVAKRYIDHGFILNLLELFDSEDPRERDFLKTVLHRVYGKFLGLRAFIRKQINNIFYKFIYETEHHNGIAELLEILGSIINGFALPLKEEHKQFLLKVLLPLHKVKSLSVYHPQLAYCVVQFLEKDASLTQPVIKCLLKFWPKTHSPKEVMFLNEFEEILDVIEPAEFQKVMEPLFRQIAKCVSSPHFQVAERALYYWNNDYIMSLISENSKVIMPIMFPALYSNSKSHWNKTIHGLIYNAIKLFMEMNQLLFDECHRKYQAEQEMEHEKLAQRETLWQQMEDLAFRNSKLTLNDEPSSMGGSGEPGNPSRPTSSNFSHQQQHRQMNGMADGRTTTSSGGTAPSSTVYDRRSMQHSST, from the coding sequence ATGACACTGAACGATGAGAATGGGGCCAGCGGCAATAATGTTGTTGTCACGGCAGCAAGTGGAACGGGACTGTCATCAGCGGCGGGAACCGGATCAGATCGACCGGGCACCACGGTTGGGGTGTCCGGGGCAGCAGCACAAGGAGGCGGCATCACAACCGGCACTGGCACAAATGGGGGCAACGgagcgaacaacaacaataatatcaACAACAATAGCAGCAACACCGGCAACAGTGGCAATGGGAACAGTGGCGGTATCACGCTGGCGGCCACCGTACCGAATGGTGGTAGCAATGCGATTGGCAATACAATTAATAATAACAACCTAAATTCTAATATCACCCCAGCGGCTGCGACGGCAACGGCACTAAGCAACAGCGGCATTAGTATTAACAACGGCAACGGACAGAATGGCAAGCAGCCACCGTCGCTGGGACCACCGCAGCCGGGGAGTTTGGAGAAACGGTCGACTAGCAGCAGTGGTAGTGGCGGTGCGGGTGCAAACAGTACCACCAGCGCCAACAGTAGCGGCCGTTACATCATACCGAAGTTCTACGAGATCGAAACGTTGCCTCCGCTGAAGGATGCCGACCCTTCCGAGCGGGAGGAACTGTTCATCCAGAAGTTGCATCAGTGTTGCGTGCTGTTCGATTTCTCCGAACCACTGAACGATCTGAAATACAAGGAGATCAAGCGTTGCGCACTGCAGGAAATTGTCGAACATCTGAATAACCAGAGTAACGTAATCACGGAAGCGATCTATCCGGAAGCGTTCCATATGGTGGCGATTAATCTGTTCCGCACGCTGCCACCTTCGTCCAACCCGAACGGGGCTGAGTTCGATCCGGAAGAGGACGAACCAACGCTCGAGGTATCGTGGCCACATCTCCAATTCGTGTACGAGCTGTTTCTGCGATTTCTTGAATCGCCTGACTTCCAGCCGAACGTGGCCAAGCGGTATATCGATCACGGCTTCATCCTGAACCTGCTCGAGCTGTTCGATTCGGAGGATCCGCGCGAGCGGGACTTCCTCAAGACGGTGCTGCATCGGGTGTACGGCAAGTTTCTCGGGCTGCGTGCCTTCATCCGCAAGCAGATCAACAACATCTTCTACAAGTTCATCTACGAGACGGAGCACCACAACGGAATAGCCGAGCTGCTCGAGATTCTGGGCAGTATTATCAACGGGTTTGCCTTACCGTTGAAGGAGGAACACAAGCAGTTCCTGCTGAAGGTACTGCTACCGCTGCACAAGGTGAAAAGTCTTTCCGTGTACCATCCGCAGCTGGCGTACTGTGTGGTGCAGTTTCTCGAGAAGGATGCCAGCCTGACGCAGCCCGTCATTAAGTGTTTGCTAAAGTTTTGGCCCAAAACGCACAGCCCGAAGGAGGTGATGTTTTTGAACGAGTTCGAGGAAATACTGGACGTGATCGAGCCGGCCGAGTTCCAGAAGGTGATGGAACCGCTGTTCCGCCAGATCGCAAAGTGTGTCTCCAGCCCACACTTTCAGGTGGCGGAACGGGCCCTTTACTACTGGAACAATGACTACATCATGTCGCTGATATCGGAAAATTCCAAAGTCATCATGCCGATCATGTTTCCGGCCCtgtacagcaacagcaaatcgCATTGGAACAAAACGATCCACGGGCTGATCTACAACGCGATCAAGCTGTTCATGGAGATGAACCAGCTGCTGTTCGACGAGTGTCACCGGAAGTACCAGGCGGAGCAGGAGATGGAACATGAGAAGCTGGCGCAGCGTGAAACGCTCTGGCAGCAGATGGAGGATCTGGCCTTCCGCAACAGTAAGTTAACGCTGAACGATGAACCGAGCAGTATGGGTGGTTCGGGCGAACCGGGCAACCCGAGCCGACCGACTAGCAGTAACTTTagccaccagcagcaacaccgtCAGATGAACGGGATGGCAGACGGTAGGACGACAACGTCCTCAGGTGGCACGGCACCATCGTCCACCGTGTACGATCGACGTTCGATGCAGCACAGTAGCACATAA
- the LOC128715907 gene encoding glutathione S-transferase 1-1-like produces MAPLILYHFPGSPPSRSALLALRNLDLDAEVNIVNLFAGEHLAEEFIAINPEHTVPTLVDEDYILWESKAIVTYLAEQYKPGCSLYPNDPKKRGLINHRLYFDSGTLFTALRDMLMAVFRSGATVITQDKKDNVHKALDKLETYLDGCNWLAGDECTLADLCALSNVATLKHVGVAFDSYPNVSGWYERCQELPGFDENDEGASFLGNAFKSKLEEPF; encoded by the exons ATGGCTCCATTgattttgtaccattttcccGGATCTCCGCCATCGCGATCGGCGCTGCTTGCTTTACGAAATTTGGATCTGGATGCCGAG GTTAACATAGTGAACCTTTTTGCCGGTGAACATTTGGCGGAAGAATTTATCGCCATCAATCCCGAACACACGGTACCGACGCTCGTTGACGAGGACTACATACTGTGGGAGTCGAAAGCGATCGTAACGTATCTGGCGGAGCAGTACAAGCCGGGCTGTTCACTCTACCCGAATGATCCGAAGAAACGTGGCCTCATCAACCATCGGTTGTATTTCGATTCGGGCACGTTGTTTACGGCGCTACGGGACATGCTGATGGCAGTGTTCCGGTCCGGGGCAACCGTCATCACACAGGACAAAAAAGACAACGTGCATAAGGCGTTGGACAAGCTGGAAACCTACCTGGATGGGTGCAATTGGTTGGCGGGAGACGAATGCACTTTGGCTGATCTGTGCGCACTGTCCAATGTGGCCACGCTGAAGCACGTAGGCGTAGCGTTTGATTCCTATCCGAACGTTAGTGGATGGTACGAGCGTTGCCAGGAATTGCCCGGATTCGACGAGAATGATGAGGGTGCCAGCTTCTTGGGCAATGCCTTCAAGTCAAAGCTCGAGGAACCATTTTAA